Proteins from a genomic interval of Clostridium sp. 'deep sea':
- the selA gene encoding L-seryl-tRNA(Sec) selenium transferase, translating into MQKLLRQLPKVDELLQNTDIAQWVNELSHKIVVDSVRVAIGQVRTDILNGKQVEDVELTVISTFLNLVKRQQVNSLRRVLNGTGIVLHTNLGRAKLSNSARQQVEQVASSYSTLEYSLEKRSRGSRYDHVVTLLKEITGAEDALVVNNNAAAVLLALNTMAKGKEAIVSRGQLIEIGGSFRIPAVMEQSGCFLHEVGTTNKTHLVDYERAITENTALILKVHTSNYRILGFTEEVPNTELVKLSKKYDIPVLDDLGSGMFIDPRKINLSYEPTVPEVVRAGVDVVTFSGDKLLGGPQAGIIVGKSRYIKAMKENHLNRALRIDKLTLAALEATLKLYLDEEVAINKIPTLTMLNYNQNELKERANQLKDKILAEVADYAFVQVCDTVGQVGGGALPLEELPSAGIVVTPRRMSVNKYEERLRLGSTPLIARIENDGLLVDLRTIATDEEADLIEVLKQGLMEG; encoded by the coding sequence ATGCAGAAATTACTACGTCAATTACCCAAGGTTGATGAGCTTTTACAGAATACAGATATTGCTCAGTGGGTAAATGAGTTGAGTCATAAAATAGTTGTTGATTCTGTTAGAGTTGCCATAGGACAAGTAAGAACAGATATTCTTAATGGCAAACAAGTTGAAGATGTTGAATTAACAGTAATAAGTACTTTTTTAAACTTAGTAAAAAGACAGCAGGTTAATTCACTACGTAGGGTTTTAAATGGTACAGGTATAGTGCTACATACTAACCTGGGGAGAGCCAAACTCTCGAATAGTGCAAGGCAACAGGTTGAGCAGGTTGCTTCATCATACTCAACACTAGAGTATAGCTTGGAAAAGCGCAGTAGAGGATCTAGGTATGATCATGTAGTTACGCTTCTAAAAGAAATAACTGGTGCAGAAGATGCCTTAGTAGTTAATAACAATGCAGCAGCAGTATTATTAGCCTTAAACACCATGGCTAAAGGAAAAGAAGCAATTGTATCAAGAGGTCAATTAATTGAAATTGGAGGTTCTTTTAGAATCCCAGCTGTTATGGAACAGAGTGGTTGTTTTTTACACGAAGTTGGTACTACCAACAAAACCCATTTAGTAGATTATGAGAGAGCTATTACTGAAAATACTGCCTTAATATTAAAGGTGCATACAAGTAACTATCGAATACTAGGATTCACTGAAGAAGTGCCCAATACCGAGTTAGTTAAACTCTCTAAAAAATATGATATACCTGTATTAGATGACTTAGGTAGTGGCATGTTTATAGATCCACGTAAAATTAACTTAAGTTATGAGCCAACTGTACCAGAGGTAGTTAGGGCTGGAGTAGATGTAGTTACCTTTAGTGGTGATAAACTCTTAGGAGGACCTCAAGCTGGTATTATAGTGGGTAAATCTAGGTATATAAAAGCAATGAAAGAAAACCACTTAAATCGAGCATTAAGAATAGACAAGCTTACTTTAGCTGCTTTAGAGGCAACCCTAAAATTATATTTAGACGAAGAAGTAGCAATAAATAAAATACCAACTCTTACAATGTTAAATTATAATCAAAATGAGCTAAAAGAAAGAGCTAATCAGCTTAAAGATAAAATTTTAGCTGAGGTAGCTGATTATGCCTTTGTACAGGTATGTGATACAGTTGGTCAGGTTGGTGGCGGAGCATTGCCACTAGAAGAGTTACCGTCTGCTGGTATTGTTGTAACACCACGCCGCATGAGTGTAAATAAATATGAAGAACGATTGAGGTTAGGATCAACTCCTTTAATAGCTCGTATTGAAAATGACGGTTTATTAGTAGATTTAAGAACCATTGCAACAGATGAAGAAGCTGATTTAATTGAAGTTCTAAAACAGGGACTAATGGAGGGGTAA
- a CDS encoding patatin-like phospholipase family protein: MKALVLGGGGARGAAHIGVLQALSENNYEFNIVTGTSAGSLVGGFYAAGFTPTEIAKISSEINWEIFNIRWFSLLINILKSVLFIKHEPYITTDSLINTKKFERILKKHLGNTDFNKLKYDFVTPCSRPPYW; encoded by the coding sequence ATGAAGGCCTTAGTTTTAGGTGGCGGCGGTGCTCGAGGTGCTGCCCATATAGGAGTTTTACAGGCTCTAAGTGAAAATAATTATGAATTTAATATTGTTACTGGAACAAGTGCAGGCTCTTTGGTGGGTGGTTTTTATGCTGCAGGTTTTACACCTACTGAGATTGCTAAAATATCTAGTGAAATAAACTGGGAGATATTTAATATAAGATGGTTTTCTTTATTAATAAATATTCTTAAAAGTGTGTTGTTTATAAAGCATGAGCCATATATTACAACTGATAGTTTAATTAATACAAAAAAATTTGAAAGAATTTTAAAAAAACATTTAGGAAACACTGATTTTAATAAGCTAAAATATGATTTTGTAACTCCCTGCAGTAGACCTCCATACTGGTGA
- a CDS encoding patatin-like phospholipase family protein has translation MSRETPLLTDKKLWQAMRSSMALPVAFSPMEFAPWLLTDGGVKENLPVDLAAELGATSALVVDVSPPMPPLKHDNFMHIGLRALDIIGQESNDWTTKIKVDIIQPNVAKINTLDFNKLDEAIAAGYKAGYDYLKQHDMSKKG, from the coding sequence TTGAGTCGTGAAACCCCTTTATTAACAGACAAAAAACTATGGCAAGCTATGCGATCTTCAATGGCTTTACCGGTAGCTTTTTCGCCCATGGAATTTGCTCCTTGGCTTTTAACAGATGGAGGAGTAAAAGAAAATTTACCTGTAGACTTAGCAGCAGAACTTGGTGCCACAAGTGCTTTAGTGGTAGATGTCAGCCCTCCTATGCCTCCCCTAAAACACGATAATTTTATGCATATTGGTTTAAGGGCGCTAGATATTATTGGGCAAGAAAGCAATGATTGGACTACAAAAATAAAGGTGGACATTATTCAACCTAATGTAGCAAAAATTAATACTCTGGACTTTAATAAGTTAGATGAAGCAATTGCAGCTGGTTATAAGGCTGGTTATGATTATTTAAAGCAGCATGATATGAGCAAAAAAGGCTGA
- a CDS encoding PucR family transcriptional regulator, protein MKVKDVFELNSKMRNIKLLAGKKGLNEEIKDIGVLEVPDGILWSRKNDLIITTGYFIYKKEIELVDVIKILKQKQAVGLGIKTDRFLKSIPKEAIELANKLNFPFFEIPIFLGYNDFIWPIISNILGGEDYINYRLMKYNEDILKVSKKNYYLKNIVELLSKHLNESFIVVSELKHQVLANYNHNYEINTKAIINQIIKHNSKIIDNNDYFLTKINNKQTYIFPLKTIVANLGYLCIVLNDKLISDLELKIINRTVPYLTISMVNDVCKPKKQYETVESFIKDLLINNKLAQSKLMEQAEYFNINIKQKRYLWALKLTHKTNLVKNIADIAKYLKEKLPHNYIITNSSMIICIENNIHLHKENKIICDLIYKDLNSLYSNCDFIMAISEQFNNLSSIADAYDEAMFCIEYATKIDKNAVYEFKNLIVDNLLNELKDNKHLNKAFVEIVVKLKHYDTKNKCEYFNTLVQFINSDYNVLKTSQNLFIHRNTLYKRLKKIEEILNIKLNNQNTKILLYLCLKFANVKEY, encoded by the coding sequence ATGAAGGTCAAAGATGTATTTGAGTTAAACTCCAAAATGAGAAACATAAAGCTTTTGGCTGGAAAAAAGGGTTTAAATGAAGAGATTAAAGATATTGGTGTTTTAGAGGTGCCCGATGGTATACTTTGGTCTCGTAAAAATGACTTGATAATAACTACTGGTTATTTTATCTATAAAAAAGAAATTGAGTTAGTTGATGTAATCAAAATACTTAAACAAAAACAGGCAGTAGGTTTAGGTATAAAAACAGATAGGTTTTTAAAAAGTATTCCCAAAGAGGCAATTGAGTTAGCTAATAAACTTAATTTTCCATTTTTTGAAATACCTATTTTTTTGGGCTATAACGACTTTATTTGGCCAATTATTAGTAATATATTAGGTGGCGAAGACTATATAAATTACAGATTAATGAAGTATAATGAAGACATATTAAAGGTGAGTAAAAAAAATTACTACCTAAAAAATATTGTAGAATTGTTGTCAAAACATCTTAATGAATCTTTTATAGTAGTTTCGGAGCTTAAACACCAAGTATTAGCAAACTATAATCACAATTATGAAATAAATACAAAAGCCATTATAAATCAAATTATTAAACATAATAGCAAAATAATTGATAATAATGACTATTTTTTAACTAAAATCAATAATAAACAGACGTATATATTTCCTTTAAAAACTATAGTGGCTAATCTAGGATATTTATGTATCGTTTTAAACGATAAGTTAATAAGTGACTTAGAGCTGAAAATAATAAATCGCACTGTTCCCTACCTAACAATATCAATGGTGAATGATGTTTGTAAACCCAAAAAACAGTATGAAACTGTAGAGAGCTTTATCAAGGATTTACTAATAAATAATAAATTAGCTCAGTCTAAACTAATGGAACAAGCTGAGTATTTTAATATAAATATTAAACAAAAAAGATATCTTTGGGCACTAAAACTTACCCATAAAACAAATTTAGTAAAAAATATTGCAGACATAGCTAAATATTTAAAAGAAAAATTACCTCATAATTATATAATAACAAACTCATCAATGATAATTTGCATAGAAAACAATATCCATCTTCATAAAGAAAACAAAATAATATGTGACCTTATTTACAAGGATCTTAATTCGTTATATTCTAACTGTGACTTTATAATGGCTATTAGTGAGCAATTTAACAACCTGAGCAGTATAGCTGATGCTTATGACGAGGCAATGTTTTGTATAGAGTATGCTACTAAAATAGATAAAAATGCAGTTTATGAGTTTAAAAATTTAATAGTAGATAACTTACTTAATGAGTTAAAAGACAATAAACATTTAAATAAGGCATTTGTGGAGATAGTTGTTAAACTAAAGCACTATGATACTAAAAATAAATGTGAATATTTTAATACTTTAGTGCAATTTATTAATAGCGATTATAATGTTTTAAAGACCTCTCAAAATTTATTTATACACAGAAATACCCTCTATAAAAGATTAAAAAAAATCGAAGAAATTTTAAACATTAAGTTAAATAATCAAAACACTAAAATATTGCTGTACCTATGTTTAAAGTTTGCTAATGTAAAAGAATATTAA
- a CDS encoding DUF1177 domain-containing protein has product MLKQVLEMYELLDKATASGEEVANLLKSRGAKDVDVQTVFGESGSTDVIKITIAGSNGKIAGGETKTLGITGRLGGIGARPEVIGFVSDGDGALTALSVALKLIDMQKNGDVLKGDVIITTHICPNAPTREHFPVPFMGSPIDSQTSNKYEVTPEMDAILSIDTTKGNKVINTRGFAVSNTVKEGYILKVSNDILEIIMRTTGRMPYVFPLSQQDITPYGNGLYHLNSILQPAVATKAPVIGVAITTEVPVAGCATGATHITDIEMTARFALEVAKDYGESKCVFYDHQEYELIQKLYGDMKRFQTKGN; this is encoded by the coding sequence ATGTTGAAGCAGGTATTAGAGATGTATGAGTTACTAGACAAAGCAACAGCTAGTGGCGAAGAGGTTGCCAACCTATTAAAAAGTAGAGGCGCAAAAGATGTAGATGTTCAAACTGTTTTTGGTGAAAGTGGAAGTACAGACGTTATCAAAATTACAATAGCAGGAAGCAATGGAAAAATTGCAGGAGGAGAGACAAAAACCCTAGGTATAACAGGTAGACTTGGTGGTATAGGTGCACGGCCTGAGGTAATTGGATTTGTTTCAGATGGAGATGGTGCTTTAACAGCTTTATCAGTGGCGTTAAAGTTAATAGATATGCAAAAAAATGGTGATGTGCTTAAAGGTGATGTTATTATAACAACCCATATTTGTCCAAATGCCCCTACCAGAGAGCATTTTCCTGTACCATTTATGGGGTCACCAATCGATTCACAAACATCTAATAAGTACGAAGTTACACCCGAAATGGATGCTATATTATCAATAGATACTACAAAAGGAAATAAAGTTATTAATACAAGAGGCTTTGCTGTATCTAATACAGTTAAAGAGGGTTATATTTTAAAAGTCAGTAATGATATATTAGAGATAATAATGAGAACAACTGGCAGAATGCCATACGTATTCCCCCTATCACAGCAAGATATTACACCATACGGAAATGGTTTATACCATTTAAATAGTATTCTTCAGCCAGCAGTAGCTACTAAAGCGCCAGTAATAGGGGTAGCAATTACCACTGAGGTGCCTGTTGCGGGTTGTGCTACTGGAGCAACTCATATTACTGATATAGAAATGACAGCCAGGTTTGCATTAGAGGTGGCCAAAGACTATGGTGAGTCAAAATGCGTATTTTATGATCATCAAGAATATGAGCTTATTCAAAAACTGTATGGAGATATGAAGAGGTTTCAAACAAAAGGCAACTAA
- a CDS encoding aspartate/glutamate racemase family protein, whose amino-acid sequence MHKFKIAVIRVVTLNDKEKLNQHGRLIESYFPNLQTTSYCIANQYNGVHDDASHALAELKIEKIVEDIKHKYQGIVVSCAGDPCVNKLKNKIDIPIVGAGHSSASFCFNYGLKIGIIGIREDAPCSIKNILRNNIIKFIKPQGVKNTNDLYTKEGQLAIIIAAKELKHLGAEVILLACTGMSTVGITSILAKQLKLPIVDPVFAEAFTINTLCLQKAYFN is encoded by the coding sequence ATGCATAAATTTAAAATTGCTGTAATAAGAGTGGTTACTTTAAATGACAAAGAAAAGCTTAATCAGCATGGAAGGCTTATAGAAAGCTATTTCCCTAACTTACAAACTACCTCATATTGTATAGCTAATCAATATAATGGTGTGCATGATGACGCTAGCCATGCATTAGCTGAGTTGAAAATTGAAAAAATAGTAGAAGATATAAAGCATAAGTATCAGGGGATAGTAGTTAGCTGTGCAGGTGACCCTTGTGTAAATAAATTAAAAAATAAGATTGATATACCTATAGTAGGAGCAGGCCATTCCTCAGCTAGCTTTTGTTTTAACTATGGATTAAAAATTGGTATTATAGGTATTCGTGAGGATGCTCCCTGTTCAATTAAAAATATTTTAAGAAATAATATAATTAAATTTATTAAACCTCAAGGTGTAAAAAATACCAACGATTTATATACTAAAGAGGGACAGCTGGCTATCATAATCGCTGCAAAAGAGCTAAAACATTTAGGTGCAGAGGTTATTTTATTGGCTTGTACAGGTATGTCTACAGTAGGCATAACCTCAATTTTAGCAAAACAACTTAAATTACCCATAGTAGATCCTGTTTTTGCTGAGGCTTTTACAATAAATACATTATGTTTGCAAAAAGCGTATTTTAATTAA
- a CDS encoding ABC transporter ATP-binding protein, which yields MSHLKIDNITVGYNQTVLKNFSLNVNYGESIGIIGPNGAGKSTFLKAVTKLLPLKTGSITIENADITKLSHLEMARKVAVVNQSTSISFNYKVSDIVKLGRYAHPNQSLEVIKGFMQHTNIWDLRDRGFYELSGGEKQRVVISQALAQEAKLLLMDEPTSDLDIRHQVDVFNVFESLNKQRELTIIAIMHDLNLAALYCDRIIALKNGKILADGTAKEVLTPSNIKEIYGVNVTITKHEEYNQPFVMLKKNTD from the coding sequence ATGAGTCATTTAAAAATAGACAATATAACAGTTGGTTATAACCAAACAGTACTAAAAAACTTTAGTTTAAATGTCAACTACGGTGAGAGTATTGGCATTATTGGACCAAATGGAGCAGGAAAATCTACGTTTTTAAAGGCTGTAACAAAACTACTGCCTTTAAAAACGGGCAGTATTACCATAGAAAACGCTGATATTACTAAGTTAAGTCATCTTGAAATGGCTCGTAAAGTAGCAGTTGTTAATCAAAGTACGAGCATAAGCTTTAACTATAAGGTCAGTGATATAGTTAAATTGGGTAGATATGCCCACCCTAATCAATCGTTAGAGGTGATTAAGGGCTTTATGCAACATACAAATATATGGGATTTAAGAGATAGAGGCTTTTATGAGCTTAGTGGTGGAGAAAAACAACGTGTGGTTATTAGCCAAGCACTGGCTCAAGAGGCTAAATTATTGCTAATGGATGAACCTACATCAGATTTAGATATTAGGCATCAGGTAGATGTTTTTAATGTGTTTGAGAGCCTAAACAAGCAGCGTGAGTTAACAATAATAGCTATTATGCATGACTTAAACTTAGCTGCTTTATACTGTGATCGGATTATAGCCCTTAAAAATGGTAAGATATTGGCAGATGGTACTGCTAAAGAGGTATTAACTCCGAGTAATATAAAAGAAATATATGGAGTAAATGTTACTATTACCAAACATGAGGAATATAATCAGCCATTTGTTATGTTGAAAAAAAATACAGACTAA
- the gltX gene encoding glutamate--tRNA ligase, producing the protein MTTVRTRFAPSPTGYMHIGNLRTALYTYLIARVNKGKFILRIEDTDQGRYVEDALDVIYETLDMIGLEYDEGPKVGGDYGPYVQSQRKDTYSKFAHQLVESGHAYPCFCTVERLNEARKEAGGVWRYDRHCRDLSKEDAQKRIDAGEEYVIRQKMPVTGSTTFKDAVFGEITVPNEELEDQVLLKADGLPTYNFANVIDDHAMKITHVVRGTEYLSSSPKYNLLYEAFGWQVPTYVHLTSIIREGGKKLSKRDGDAAFSDFYKKGYLIDAIVNYIALLGWSSGTEQEIFSLNELKEKFSIAGLSKSPAVFDIKKLRWMNSVYIKNLSPEQFNKQAMPYLNSVFKDTKINKDQVAQLLHNRVEVLGEIPDMVDFLVNLPEFDVNMFKHEKTKTGLAEALESLKSSYEALNKLSDWNKDSLKATLKQTTKELAVKTGRILWPLRIAVSGLESTPGGAYDVLELLGKEEALNRLNKGIKKAQAALA; encoded by the coding sequence ATGACCACAGTGCGTACTAGGTTTGCACCAAGTCCAACAGGCTATATGCATATTGGTAATTTGCGAACCGCATTATATACTTATTTAATTGCTCGTGTTAACAAAGGAAAGTTTATTTTAAGAATTGAGGATACTGATCAAGGTCGTTATGTTGAGGATGCCCTAGATGTAATTTACGAGACCTTAGACATGATTGGGTTAGAGTATGATGAAGGACCCAAAGTGGGGGGCGATTATGGACCTTATGTTCAGAGTCAAAGAAAAGATACTTACTCAAAGTTTGCGCATCAGTTAGTAGAGTCTGGACATGCATATCCTTGTTTTTGTACTGTGGAAAGATTGAATGAGGCTCGAAAAGAGGCGGGTGGTGTTTGGCGTTATGATAGACACTGCCGAGATTTAAGTAAAGAAGATGCCCAAAAGAGAATAGATGCAGGCGAAGAATATGTCATAAGACAAAAAATGCCCGTGACGGGGTCTACAACTTTTAAGGATGCCGTTTTTGGCGAAATAACAGTACCAAATGAAGAGCTTGAGGATCAGGTCTTGCTAAAGGCAGATGGACTACCAACTTATAACTTTGCCAATGTTATTGATGATCATGCTATGAAAATTACCCATGTAGTTAGGGGTACAGAGTACTTATCTTCTTCACCAAAGTATAACCTGCTTTATGAGGCTTTTGGTTGGCAGGTGCCAACCTATGTACACTTAACCTCTATTATAAGAGAGGGTGGCAAAAAGCTAAGTAAACGTGATGGTGATGCAGCCTTTAGTGATTTTTATAAAAAAGGATACTTAATTGATGCCATAGTTAACTATATAGCCTTGTTGGGTTGGAGCTCAGGAACAGAGCAAGAAATATTTAGCTTAAATGAGCTTAAAGAGAAATTTAGTATTGCTGGCTTAAGTAAATCACCAGCTGTATTTGATATTAAAAAACTACGCTGGATGAATAGTGTATATATTAAAAACCTTAGCCCAGAGCAGTTTAATAAACAAGCTATGCCATATCTAAATAGTGTTTTTAAAGACACTAAAATAAATAAAGATCAGGTGGCTCAGCTACTGCATAACAGAGTAGAAGTTTTAGGTGAAATACCAGATATGGTTGATTTTTTAGTTAACTTGCCTGAGTTTGATGTTAATATGTTTAAACATGAAAAAACTAAAACTGGCTTAGCCGAAGCTTTAGAGAGTTTAAAAAGCTCTTATGAAGCCCTAAATAAACTAAGTGATTGGAATAAAGATAGTTTAAAAGCTACCCTCAAACAAACAACAAAAGAACTAGCAGTTAAAACTGGCAGAATATTATGGCCATTAAGAATAGCTGTATCTGGTTTAGAGTCAACCCCTGGTGGAGCCTATGATGTTTTAGAGTTATTAGGAAAAGAAGAGGCTCTTAATAGATTAAATAAAGGAATAAAAAAAGCCCAAGCTGCTTTAGCCTAA
- a CDS encoding Fur family transcriptional regulator, which translates to MEQIIDSVRKKLKENDLRLTSQRQAILQTLLEYRHSHLSVEELYNITHEHYPDLGIATVYRTLDTFVELGIVHKMEFGDKGARYELKINDEEHYHHHLFCVSCGAIIEFNDDLLEKLEDRIMKENKFLIKDHSLRFYGLCYDCQQQGIK; encoded by the coding sequence ATGGAACAAATAATAGATAGTGTAAGAAAAAAACTAAAAGAAAATGATTTAAGACTAACTAGCCAACGGCAAGCTATTTTACAGACCTTATTAGAATATCGTCATTCGCATTTGAGCGTTGAGGAGTTATACAATATTACCCACGAACACTACCCAGATTTAGGAATAGCTACCGTGTATAGAACCCTAGATACTTTTGTAGAATTAGGCATAGTTCATAAAATGGAATTTGGAGATAAAGGAGCAAGATACGAATTAAAAATTAATGATGAGGAACATTATCACCACCATTTATTCTGTGTTAGTTGTGGTGCCATTATTGAATTTAATGATGATTTGCTTGAAAAGCTTGAAGACAGAATTATGAAAGAAAATAAATTCTTAATAAAAGACCATTCTTTGAGATTTTATGGATTATGTTATGACTGTCAACAGCAAGGTATAAAGTAG
- a CDS encoding chromate transporter, whose amino-acid sequence MLQTLWNIFVAMLRVGTLGFGGGQASIPLLEIEAVQTYQWMTAQEFGDLYAMGNCLPGPIATKMAASIGFEQAGVLGAVVGLLGMILPSTIAIVLMISFFFKFKDQPQVQGLLKGIRPIVIVLLILMTYKMGIKSMGTPVSFIIAGVAFVALHFLKIHPAFVILSGMLFGVFFLAK is encoded by the coding sequence ATGTTACAAACACTCTGGAATATATTTGTAGCTATGTTGCGTGTGGGTACTCTTGGTTTTGGTGGTGGGCAAGCATCAATTCCTTTATTAGAGATTGAAGCTGTACAAACATATCAGTGGATGACAGCTCAAGAGTTTGGTGACTTATATGCTATGGGTAACTGTTTGCCAGGACCAATAGCAACTAAAATGGCAGCATCAATAGGATTTGAACAAGCTGGTGTTTTAGGAGCTGTAGTAGGCTTATTAGGAATGATTTTGCCATCTACTATTGCCATAGTTTTAATGATATCCTTTTTCTTTAAGTTTAAAGATCAACCACAAGTACAAGGTTTGCTTAAAGGAATAAGACCTATTGTAATTGTATTGTTAATACTTATGACCTACAAAATGGGTATTAAGTCAATGGGCACACCTGTTTCTTTTATTATTGCAGGGGTTGCTTTTGTAGCATTGCATTTTTTGAAAATACATCCCGCCTTTGTTATTTTAAGTGGCATGTTATTTGGAGTCTTTTTCTTAGCAAAGTAA
- a CDS encoding HesA/MoeB/ThiF family protein — translation MENRYQRQLILPQIGVVGQIKLGKARVAIIGCGALGSAVANNLVRAGVGYIRLIDGDKVSITNLHRQQIYTEKDVTQEKYKVHAAKEFLLSSNSETKIDSYTEFISKYNIGSFLSDIDLVIDATDNFKARMIINDYTISSNLPWVHGSALGFEGRVVLFKPKLGCYRCLVPEIPSEDLIPATESYGIFGPLTYIIGSLQATEAIKYLLDPKAYMSNLLFIDIWQQQWQVIKLTKNEQCSYCNK, via the coding sequence ATGGAAAATCGTTATCAAAGGCAACTTATCTTACCTCAAATAGGGGTAGTGGGTCAAATAAAACTAGGCAAAGCAAGGGTGGCTATTATTGGCTGCGGAGCTTTAGGCTCAGCGGTTGCTAATAACCTTGTGAGAGCAGGAGTTGGTTATATACGATTAATAGATGGAGATAAAGTTTCTATAACTAACTTACACCGTCAACAAATCTACACTGAAAAAGACGTAACTCAAGAAAAATACAAAGTACATGCAGCTAAAGAATTTTTACTATCGAGTAACTCCGAAACAAAAATAGATAGTTATACTGAATTTATAAGTAAGTATAATATAGGCAGTTTTTTAAGTGATATAGACTTAGTTATTGATGCTACGGATAATTTTAAGGCCCGTATGATAATTAATGATTATACTATTAGCAGTAACCTACCCTGGGTTCATGGTTCTGCTTTAGGTTTTGAAGGAAGAGTAGTATTATTTAAACCAAAACTTGGCTGTTATCGCTGTTTAGTGCCCGAAATTCCAAGTGAAGATCTAATACCAGCCACTGAGAGTTATGGTATTTTTGGACCTTTAACCTATATTATTGGTTCACTTCAAGCAACAGAGGCAATCAAATACTTATTAGACCCTAAAGCCTATATGAGTAATCTTTTATTTATAGATATTTGGCAACAGCAATGGCAGGTTATAAAACTGACTAAAAATGAGCAATGTAGTTACTGTAATAAGTAA
- the larE gene encoding ATP-dependent sacrificial sulfur transferase LarE, whose amino-acid sequence MEVITTMVENKERKLIELLTAKKKVIIALSGGVDSTLLLYIASKIPVINVLAVTAKSPLHMSSEVDFAQKYTKQLGVEHKVFDIPLLNFSDITENNKDRCYYCKKKIFSFIIEKCQKYKNYYIADGTNMNDFDDYRPGLKACQELLVWHPFAEAEMYKSDIYELSKKYDLPTANKPSFACLASRIPYGTQLTKENLHKIEQGEIILQKQGFKQYRLRYHGDIARIEIFAEDFKKLLNDKLRNEIVSSIKAIGFKYITLDLTGYKQGSLNI is encoded by the coding sequence ATGGAGGTTATAACTACAATGGTGGAGAATAAAGAACGTAAACTTATAGAACTACTAACAGCAAAAAAGAAAGTAATAATTGCTTTATCTGGTGGTGTTGATAGTACTCTACTATTATATATAGCTAGTAAAATACCTGTTATTAATGTATTAGCTGTTACTGCAAAATCTCCTTTACATATGAGTAGTGAGGTTGATTTTGCACAAAAATATACTAAGCAGCTAGGGGTAGAGCATAAAGTGTTTGATATTCCATTGCTTAACTTTAGTGATATAACAGAAAATAATAAAGATCGTTGTTACTATTGTAAAAAGAAGATTTTTAGCTTCATTATAGAAAAATGTCAAAAATATAAAAACTACTATATAGCTGATGGCACTAATATGAACGATTTTGATGACTATAGACCGGGTTTAAAAGCCTGCCAAGAATTGCTGGTATGGCATCCATTTGCAGAAGCCGAGATGTATAAGAGCGATATATACGAGTTATCTAAAAAATATGATTTACCTACAGCAAATAAACCATCGTTTGCTTGTTTAGCTTCAAGAATACCCTATGGCACTCAACTCACCAAAGAGAATCTCCATAAAATAGAGCAGGGCGAAATAATTTTGCAAAAACAGGGGTTTAAACAATACCGCTTAAGATACCACGGTGATATTGCCAGAATAGAGATTTTTGCAGAGGATTTTAAGAAACTACTGAATGATAAGCTAAGAAATGAAATTGTTAGTAGCATAAAAGCAATTGGCTTTAAATACATTACTCTTGATTTAACAGGTTATAAACAAGGAAGCTTGAACATATAG